The Arachis duranensis cultivar V14167 chromosome 9, aradu.V14167.gnm2.J7QH, whole genome shotgun sequence genomic sequence ACAACCGAAATTCAGGGCCTTTCACTACCCAATAATAGGAGCAAACATTGCAATCtttattcattttcttcttcatcttcaagaagTATAGCAGCAACAGCAACACTATACCCTTCCACCACCCAGAAGAACCGCTACTGGATGGTACTCATGGAGCCTCCACCTCATGGTGTCACCTCCAAGTCACAACTCATCGATTATTACGCCAACACTCTACACAAAGTCCTTGCCAGGTTTTGCCTCCTTTTTCATGCTcgttctctttttatttttaagttgaGCTGAAAATTACtataatttttgtttcaaaCAGTGAGAGAGATGCTCAAATGTGTATATATGATGCTTCCTGCGATACACACTTTGGTTTCTGTTGTGACATTGATCCACAAATAACCTCCCAACTCACAAGTAAGTTGTTGCTTTTCTTATTAATATAATGCATCTTAGATGTTTGAAGTTTAGTCTGTGGTATAGTATTGCACAATTGGCAATTACCATTGGTATTATACTATTATTCTTGAAGTAACTTCTCTGTTATTGTGCCCATATGTTTTTAGGTTTACCGGGGGTCTTGTTGGTTAGGCCTGATCCGGATTTCAGTTCTTCGAAAAAGGACTATAGTCTATCAAGTGGTCAAGAAGGTCTGCTATCGAATTCAAAACTACAATTTGAAACCAACATGTTATTCTTTCTTGAGAATTCAAAGCATTGGCTTGTTAGAATTGATAAACCTGCTGTTGGGATTGTTACAAAGGCTCAGATTGTCGATTATTTTGTTCAAATATTGACCAAGGTGATGGGAAAGTAA encodes the following:
- the LOC107465858 gene encoding organelle RRM domain-containing protein 1, chloroplastic isoform X2; this encodes MEVMSFSVTFTQFHTFSFLKPKVTTTEIQGLSLPNNRSKHCNLYSFSSSSSRSIAATATLYPSTTQKNRYWMVLMEPPPHGVTSKSQLIDYYANTLHKVLASERDAQMCIYDASCDTHFGFCCDIDPQITSQLTSLPGVLLVRPDPDFSSSKKDYSLSSGQEGLLSNSKLQFETNMLFFLENSKHWLVRIDKPAVGIVTKAQIVDYFVQILTKVMGNEKDAQMCIYHVSWKKIFGFCCELDDDCAQELVVQPDNNFESANKDYEGNNLENSLSVQKSFETSQAAPLQTKKLFVTGLSFYTSEKTLRAAFEGFGDLVEVKIIMDKISKRSKGYAFIEYTTEEAASAALKEMNGQIINGWMIVVDVAKTNPPRHNRGHVRPSV
- the LOC107465858 gene encoding organelle RRM domain-containing protein 1, chloroplastic isoform X3, with amino-acid sequence MEVMSFSVTFTQFHTFSFLKPKVTTTEIQGLSLPNNRSKHCNLYSFSSSSSRSIAATATLYPSTTQKNRYWMVLMEPPPHGVTSKSQLIDYYANTLHKVLASERDAQMCIYDASCDTHFGFCCDIDPQITSQLTSLPGVLLVRPDPDFSSSKKDYSLSSGQEGLLSNSKLQFETNMLFFLENSKHWLVRIDKPAVGIVTKAQIVDYFVQILTKVMGNEKDAQMCIYHVSWKKIFGFCCELDDDCAQELVGVPGVLSVQPDNNFESANKDYEGLSFYTSEKTLRAAFEGFGDLVEVKIIMDKISKRSKGYAFIEYTTEEAASAALKEMNGQIINGWMIVVDVAKTNPPRHNRGHVRPSV
- the LOC107465858 gene encoding organelle RRM domain-containing protein 1, chloroplastic isoform X4, which codes for MEVMSFSVTFTQFHTFSFLKPKVTTTEIQGLSLPNNRSKHCNLYSFSSSSSRSIAATATLYPSTTQKNRYWMVLMEPPPHGVTSKSQLIDYYANTLHKVLASERDAQMCIYDASCDTHFGFCCDIDPQITSQLTSLPGVLLVRPDPDFSSSKKDYSLSSGQEGLLSNSKLQFETNMLFFLENSKHWLVRIDKPAVGIVTKAQIVDYFVQILTKVMGNEKDAQMCIYHVSWKKIFGFCCELDDDCAQELVVQPDNNFESANKDYEGLSFYTSEKTLRAAFEGFGDLVEVKIIMDKISKRSKGYAFIEYTTEEAASAALKEMNGQIINGWMIVVDVAKTNPPRHNRGHVRPSV